A window of the Corallincola holothuriorum genome harbors these coding sequences:
- the astA gene encoding arginine N-succinyltransferase — protein MLVIRPIRESDYASLYQIACESGIGFTSLPVNEELLRSKITRAVRSFSRRAHKPGAESYLMVMEDTESGDVVGTCGIEACVGLTDAFYHYHVGQVVHSSRELKIHNMVETLTLCNDYTGAAELCTLFLRESHRKGLAGRLLSRSRMLLMAEHPELFGAPVIAEMRGVSDEHGRSPFWQWLEQHFFSMDFPTADYLTGIGQKVFIAELMPKYPIYVNLLSKAAQEVIGRVHEKTQPALQLLKTEGFRCKGYVDIFDAGPTVEAELSQIRSVRSSQRRHALLAEVDKGSLYMIANTQLAQYRCTLVEAVLDDETGAIVISPEVADVLCVKQGDPLRVLAVK, from the coding sequence ATGTTAGTGATCCGTCCTATTAGAGAATCGGACTATGCGTCGCTTTATCAAATCGCCTGCGAATCGGGGATCGGTTTTACCTCCTTGCCTGTCAATGAAGAGTTGCTGCGATCTAAGATCACTCGAGCTGTTCGTTCCTTCTCCCGTCGAGCTCATAAACCGGGAGCGGAAAGTTACTTGATGGTGATGGAAGACACCGAATCCGGCGATGTGGTTGGCACATGTGGCATTGAGGCGTGTGTTGGCTTGACCGATGCCTTTTATCACTACCATGTTGGGCAAGTGGTGCACTCTTCCCGCGAATTGAAGATCCATAATATGGTGGAAACGCTGACTCTGTGTAATGACTACACGGGGGCGGCCGAGCTTTGTACGCTATTCCTGCGTGAGAGCCACCGTAAAGGCTTGGCAGGTCGTTTGCTGTCTCGTAGCCGAATGTTACTGATGGCCGAGCATCCAGAGCTGTTTGGTGCCCCTGTGATCGCAGAGATGCGTGGAGTGTCCGACGAACATGGCCGCTCACCTTTCTGGCAATGGTTAGAACAGCATTTTTTCTCCATGGATTTTCCAACCGCCGATTACCTCACGGGTATTGGTCAAAAAGTATTTATTGCCGAATTGATGCCGAAGTACCCTATTTACGTCAACTTGCTGAGTAAAGCGGCGCAAGAGGTGATAGGTCGTGTTCATGAGAAAACACAACCAGCCTTGCAGCTACTGAAAACAGAGGGGTTTAGGTGTAAAGGTTATGTCGACATCTTCGACGCTGGGCCAACGGTTGAGGCTGAACTAAGCCAGATCCGCAGTGTGCGTAGCTCCCAGCGTCGGCATGCGTTGCTCGCAGAGGTCGACAAAGGTTCGCTGTATATGATCGCGAATACCCAGTTAGCTCAGTATCGCTGTACCTTGGTTGAGGCCGTGCTCGATGATGAAACCGGCGCCATAGTGATATCGCCTGAGGTTGCAGATGTTTTATGTGTAAAGCAGGGGGATCCTCTGCGAGTACTGGCCGTGAA